A genomic window from Halorubrum lacusprofundi ATCC 49239 includes:
- a CDS encoding energy-coupling factor transporter transmembrane component T family protein, protein MTLSYVPDDSLAHRLDPRSKLLVQVGFAAAAYTYTTPRGLAALTLLAVVCLRLAGGGPRDLWTYRVAFPVLLVAPLVAGATLGTPWFRVDRAATTGLASYRVLLILVVAAGYVRSTPVRDSRAAIQRSVPGKPGQFLGTGVALVFRFLPLLKRDLLTAREAVRARGGGALPVRDRMRLVAVAGINRAFGRADRLGTALNARCFAWNPTLPRLALGPADYPALAVGGGLVVAAVASVV, encoded by the coding sequence GTGACCCTCTCGTACGTCCCTGACGACTCGCTCGCCCATCGGCTTGACCCCCGGTCGAAGCTCCTCGTGCAGGTCGGGTTCGCGGCGGCGGCGTACACGTACACGACGCCCCGCGGGCTCGCCGCGCTCACCCTTCTCGCCGTCGTCTGCCTTCGCCTCGCCGGTGGCGGCCCCCGCGACCTGTGGACGTACCGGGTCGCGTTCCCGGTACTTCTGGTCGCCCCCCTCGTCGCCGGCGCGACGCTCGGGACGCCGTGGTTTCGGGTTGACCGCGCCGCAACCACGGGGCTCGCGAGCTACCGCGTCCTGCTGATCCTCGTCGTCGCCGCCGGCTACGTCAGGTCGACGCCGGTCCGGGACTCGCGAGCGGCGATCCAGCGTTCGGTCCCGGGAAAGCCCGGCCAGTTCCTCGGAACCGGCGTCGCGCTCGTGTTCCGGTTCCTCCCGCTGTTGAAGCGGGACTTGCTGACGGCCCGTGAGGCGGTTCGGGCGCGCGGTGGCGGGGCGCTCCCGGTCCGCGATCGCATGCGGCTCGTCGCCGTCGCGGGGATCAACCGGGCGTTCGGGCGGGCAGATCGGTTGGGGACCGCGCTGAACGCCCGATGTTTCGCGTGGAATCCGACGCTCCCGCGACTCGCGCTCGGTCCCGCGGACTACCCGGCGCTCGCGGTCGGCGGGGGGTTGGTGGTGGCGGCCGTGGCGAGCGTGGTGTAG
- a CDS encoding biotin transporter BioY → MATSTESVDLVGDEAATNLARAALFAALVGAFAYVTFPNPVSPVSVTLQVLGVFLAGIYLGPVWGAASIVLYLAAGALGAPVFQGGSAGVGQLVGQSAGYLWSYPLAAAAVGAVVHRGVTPRDLDTVGLPTLVGAMVLGTVVIYALGVAGLAFVLSLGPIEAVTVGAVAFLPAEALKIAAAVGIVRSDAVAAA, encoded by the coding sequence ATGGCAACCAGCACGGAATCGGTGGATCTCGTCGGCGACGAGGCCGCGACGAACCTCGCCCGCGCGGCGCTGTTCGCCGCGCTCGTCGGCGCGTTCGCGTACGTGACGTTCCCGAATCCCGTCTCGCCCGTCTCGGTGACGCTCCAGGTACTCGGCGTGTTCCTCGCCGGGATCTACCTCGGTCCAGTGTGGGGGGCGGCATCAATCGTCCTCTACCTCGCGGCCGGCGCGCTGGGCGCCCCGGTGTTCCAAGGCGGCTCCGCCGGTGTGGGCCAGCTCGTGGGCCAGTCGGCGGGCTACCTCTGGTCGTACCCGCTCGCTGCTGCCGCGGTCGGCGCGGTCGTCCACCGCGGCGTGACGCCCCGCGACCTCGACACGGTCGGGCTCCCGACGCTTGTCGGCGCGATGGTCCTCGGTACCGTCGTCATCTACGCGCTCGGAGTGGCCGGGCTCGCCTTTGTGCTCTCGCTCGGGCCAATCGAGGCGGTGACCGTCGGCGCCGTCGCGTTCCTCCCCGCGGAGGCGCTGAAGATCGCCGCCGCGGTCGGCATCGTTCGCTCCGACGCGGTCGCGGCCGCGTGA
- a CDS encoding monovalent cation/H+ antiporter complex subunit F, which yields MTAEGPLLLVIDAAIVLVALLNLLCGYRAVRGPTVPDRVVALDAIATNVVAIAVLFAIKTGRGLFVIVSLVLAIIAFLSTVAVAKFITEGDIIVTQE from the coding sequence ATGACCGCTGAAGGACCGCTGTTACTGGTCATCGACGCCGCGATCGTCCTCGTGGCGCTTCTGAACCTGCTGTGTGGCTACCGCGCAGTTCGAGGACCGACGGTTCCCGACCGCGTGGTCGCGCTGGACGCTATCGCGACGAACGTTGTCGCGATCGCCGTCCTGTTCGCAATCAAGACCGGCCGGGGGCTCTTCGTGATCGTTAGTCTCGTTCTCGCGATCATCGCGTTCCTCTCGACGGTCGCGGTTGCCAAGTTCATCACCGAAGGCGACATCATCGTTACACAGGAGTGA
- a CDS encoding signal recognition particle protein Srp54, with the protein MVLDDLGTSLRSSLDKLQGKSRLSESDVEEIVKEIQRSLLSADVDVSLVMELSDSIKTRALEEEPPGGTTAKDHVLKIVYEEMVELVGDSTELPLENQTILLAGLQGSGKTTSAAKMAWWFSKKGLRPAVIQTDTFRPGAYDQAKQMCERAEVDFYGDPDNDDPVAIAREGLEATADADVHIVDTAGRHALEDDLIAEIEEIERAVDPDRSLLVLDAAIGQGAKEQARQFEKSIGIEGVMITKLDGTAKGGGALTAVNETDSSIAFLGTGETVQDIERFEPSGFISRLLGMGDLKQLSERVERAMAEAQEEDEDWDPEDMLQGEFTLKDMKRQMDAMNRMGPLDQVMDMIPGMGGGMMDQLPDDAMDVTQDRMRRFERIMDSMTDEELEQPRVVGQSRTERIARGSGTDEETVRQLLEQHSMMEQTISQFQGMGEGDMQRMMKKMGGGEGGGLGDMMGGGKGPF; encoded by the coding sequence ATGGTACTCGACGACCTCGGTACGTCCCTCCGGAGCAGCCTCGACAAGCTCCAGGGGAAGTCCCGACTCTCCGAGAGCGACGTCGAGGAGATCGTCAAGGAGATCCAGCGTTCGCTCCTCTCCGCCGACGTCGACGTCTCCCTCGTCATGGAGCTGTCGGACTCGATCAAGACCCGCGCCCTCGAAGAGGAGCCGCCGGGCGGCACGACCGCGAAAGACCACGTCCTCAAGATCGTCTACGAGGAGATGGTCGAACTGGTCGGTGACTCCACCGAACTCCCCTTAGAGAACCAGACGATCCTGCTGGCTGGCCTCCAAGGGTCCGGGAAGACCACCTCCGCCGCCAAGATGGCGTGGTGGTTCTCGAAGAAGGGGCTCCGCCCCGCCGTCATCCAGACGGACACCTTCCGGCCGGGCGCGTACGACCAGGCCAAGCAGATGTGCGAGCGCGCCGAGGTCGACTTCTACGGCGACCCCGACAACGACGATCCGGTCGCGATCGCCCGTGAGGGCCTCGAAGCGACCGCGGACGCCGACGTGCACATCGTGGACACGGCCGGGCGCCACGCGCTCGAAGACGACCTCATCGCGGAGATCGAGGAGATCGAGCGCGCGGTCGACCCCGACCGCTCGCTGCTCGTGCTCGACGCCGCGATCGGACAGGGCGCGAAAGAGCAGGCCCGCCAGTTCGAGAAGTCGATCGGCATCGAGGGCGTGATGATCACCAAGCTCGACGGGACCGCGAAGGGTGGGGGTGCGCTGACCGCGGTCAACGAGACCGACTCCTCCATCGCTTTCCTCGGGACCGGCGAGACGGTTCAGGATATCGAGCGGTTCGAGCCCTCCGGGTTCATCTCGCGGCTGCTTGGGATGGGCGATCTCAAGCAGCTCTCCGAGCGCGTCGAACGCGCCATGGCGGAGGCTCAAGAGGAGGACGAGGATTGGGACCCCGAAGACATGCTACAGGGTGAGTTCACCCTGAAGGACATGAAACGGCAGATGGACGCGATGAACCGGATGGGCCCCCTCGATCAGGTGATGGACATGATCCCCGGCATGGGCGGCGGGATGATGGACCAGCTCCCGGACGACGCGATGGACGTGACCCAAGACCGGATGCGTCGGTTCGAGCGCATCATGGACTCGATGACCGACGAGGAGTTAGAGCAGCCCCGCGTCGTCGGCCAGTCGCGCACCGAGCGGATCGCCCGCGGCTCCGGTACCGACGAGGAGACGGTTCGGCAGCTCTTAGAGCAGCACTCCATGATGGAACAGACGATCAGCCAGTTCCAGGGGATGGGCGAAGGCGACATGCAGCGGATGATGAAGAAGATGGGCGGCGGCGAGGGCGGCGGCCTCGGCGACATGATGGGCGGCGGGAAAGGGCCGTTTTAA
- a CDS encoding Na+/H+ antiporter subunit E: MTRTWPVAGVLFGILWVFVQGPPLAPEPLVGSLLIGLAVGFPTAFVFRRLYEDNMELRRSLRGVPYVLLYVLTFIREAIVASLDVTYRVLALSSPSEPEVILIPLRVRTDLGVTTIANSITMTPGSLTLNYDPEENALYIHVIDGSDPKDIVDPIRNWENYALIIFDEELSPSDPAPDFAVYPPDRTHPALKQAAPETGEETETDPPTEEATGGDRDDR, from the coding sequence GTGACCCGCACCTGGCCGGTCGCCGGAGTCCTGTTCGGTATCCTGTGGGTATTCGTTCAGGGACCGCCGCTCGCGCCCGAACCGCTCGTCGGGTCGCTGCTGATCGGTCTCGCGGTCGGCTTCCCAACGGCCTTCGTCTTCCGGCGTCTGTACGAGGACAACATGGAGCTCCGTCGATCGCTTCGCGGGGTCCCGTACGTGTTGTTGTACGTGCTGACGTTCATTCGGGAGGCGATCGTCGCCAGTCTCGACGTCACGTATCGCGTGCTCGCGCTCTCTAGCCCGTCTGAACCCGAGGTGATCCTCATCCCGCTGCGCGTCCGGACCGATCTCGGCGTAACCACTATCGCCAACAGCATCACGATGACTCCCGGGTCGCTCACGCTCAACTACGACCCCGAGGAGAACGCGCTGTACATCCACGTCATCGACGGGAGCGATCCGAAGGACATCGTCGACCCGATCCGCAACTGGGAGAACTACGCGCTCATCATCTTCGACGAGGAACTATCGCCGAGCGATCCCGCGCCGGATTTTGCCGTCTACCCGCCCGACCGAACGCATCCTGCCCTCAAACAGGCCGCTCCGGAAACGGGGGAGGAGACAGAGACCGATCCGCCGACCGAGGAAGCCACAGGAGGTGACAGGGATGACCGCTGA
- a CDS encoding DHH family phosphoesterase: MHPVHRLEELLAGAENLMIVCHNNPDPDCLASAFALGRIAIAVGIDEHHILYSGDISHQQNRAFVNLIDIDLKPFDPAAVQDRPEESLLAFVDHAVPGENNRVPEGTPVDIVIDHHPNEEIEAQFIDHREQIGATATILTEYVRELDIEMDAALGTALLFAIRRETLGFLRGVTSAEYDAAGWLHEHADGALLRTLSTPSVTGATVDTIAEAVRNRTVRGSVLISGIGRTSERDALPQAADYLTTLEGVETAIVFGIVKDGIQISARSTDSRIHIGNVLDGAFSDVGTAGGHREMAGGEVPLGIFAEYATDDTQLFAIVDQVMSARLIAELRLTAETDT, encoded by the coding sequence ATGCATCCCGTCCATAGGCTCGAAGAGCTCCTCGCCGGCGCCGAGAATCTGATGATAGTCTGTCATAACAATCCGGATCCGGACTGTCTCGCAAGCGCGTTCGCGTTGGGCCGGATCGCGATCGCCGTCGGCATCGACGAACACCACATCCTGTACAGCGGCGATATCTCTCACCAGCAGAATCGGGCGTTCGTCAATCTCATCGATATCGATCTGAAACCCTTCGATCCCGCGGCCGTCCAAGATCGTCCCGAGGAGTCACTGCTCGCGTTCGTCGATCACGCGGTTCCGGGGGAGAACAATCGGGTTCCGGAGGGGACCCCGGTCGATATCGTGATCGATCATCATCCGAACGAGGAGATCGAGGCACAATTTATCGATCACCGCGAGCAGATCGGCGCGACGGCGACGATTCTGACGGAGTACGTTCGGGAACTGGATATCGAGATGGACGCCGCTCTCGGGACGGCCCTGCTGTTCGCGATCCGTCGCGAGACGCTCGGGTTTCTCCGTGGCGTGACCAGCGCCGAGTACGACGCTGCCGGCTGGCTCCACGAACACGCGGACGGTGCGCTACTTCGGACCCTCTCGACGCCGTCAGTTACCGGGGCGACCGTCGATACAATCGCGGAGGCGGTCAGGAACCGGACCGTGCGTGGCTCGGTCCTCATCTCGGGGATCGGTCGGACGAGTGAGCGTGACGCGTTACCCCAGGCAGCCGACTACCTCACGACCCTGGAGGGCGTCGAGACTGCGATCGTGTTCGGGATCGTCAAAGACGGGATTCAGATCTCGGCGCGGTCGACCGATTCTCGAATCCACATCGGTAACGTGCTTGACGGGGCATTTTCCGATGTCGGCACCGCTGGCGGCCACCGAGAGATGGCTGGTGGTGAAGTGCCACTCGGTATTTTCGCGGAGTATGCGACTGACGACACCCAGTTGTTCGCGATCGTTGACCAAGTGATGAGCGCTCGTCTCATCGCCGAACTCCGTCTCACGGCAGAGACGGACACATAG
- a CDS encoding zinc ribbon domain-containing protein, with translation MRDQFRPLLAALLAMALPGLGHVVLRRWGRALLWHLTIVGGGVALFALYDVPVGSTISPVEAAETAATLPTDVTLPIAILYALSAVDAYLVGRADVTERRRANAAAEAIRRRAASDDGDEIDDPAGANSPYPTVAATGSVPGNADRPAEVECPHCGKETDADLDFCHWCTEPLPWADAE, from the coding sequence ATGCGAGACCAGTTCCGCCCGCTGCTCGCCGCGCTGCTGGCGATGGCGCTGCCGGGCCTGGGCCACGTCGTCCTGCGCCGATGGGGGCGGGCGCTGCTGTGGCACCTGACGATCGTCGGCGGCGGCGTGGCGCTGTTCGCCCTCTACGACGTGCCCGTCGGATCAACGATTTCGCCGGTAGAGGCCGCCGAGACGGCCGCCACACTCCCGACGGACGTGACACTCCCGATCGCCATCCTGTACGCCCTCTCCGCGGTCGACGCGTACCTCGTCGGGCGGGCAGATGTCACCGAGCGGCGACGCGCCAATGCGGCCGCCGAGGCGATCCGCCGCCGGGCCGCGAGCGACGACGGCGACGAGATCGACGATCCCGCTGGCGCGAATTCGCCATACCCGACGGTGGCCGCTACCGGAAGCGTCCCCGGGAACGCCGATCGGCCGGCGGAAGTCGAGTGCCCCCACTGCGGTAAAGAGACCGACGCCGACCTCGACTTCTGTCACTGGTGTACCGAGCCGCTCCCGTGGGCCGACGCGGAGTGA
- a CDS encoding energy-coupling factor ABC transporter ATP-binding protein: MIEIEGVTCRYGGGTEKSGDGDGKADGDRVTAVANVTLSIPEGEFLIVAGANGSGKTTLVRTFNGLVTPDSGTVAVNGTPVSDDLVAARTAVGMVFQDPRDQLVASTVGADVAFGPENLGLSHAEIDRRVADALAAVNMTGREDDRIASLSGGERERVAIAGVLAMEPDHLVLDEPFTGLDEPARRSVLDRLRELRAAGTSVIVVTHDLRDVLGLADRVLGLSAGRVAVDAAPREAATDLPELDVRVPEGAFDDRPVNTGADDTASDTVDS; the protein is encoded by the coding sequence GTGATCGAGATCGAGGGCGTCACGTGTCGGTACGGCGGTGGGACTGAGAAGAGCGGTGACGGCGACGGCAAGGCGGACGGTGACCGCGTCACCGCCGTCGCCAACGTGACCCTCTCGATCCCCGAAGGCGAGTTCCTGATCGTCGCCGGCGCGAACGGCTCTGGCAAGACGACGCTCGTCCGGACGTTTAACGGGCTCGTGACGCCGGATTCGGGGACGGTCGCCGTCAACGGGACCCCCGTGAGCGACGACCTCGTCGCGGCCCGGACCGCGGTCGGGATGGTGTTTCAGGATCCGCGCGACCAGTTGGTGGCGTCGACCGTCGGCGCGGACGTGGCATTCGGCCCGGAGAATCTCGGACTCTCCCACGCCGAGATCGACCGGCGGGTCGCCGACGCGCTCGCCGCGGTGAACATGACCGGCCGCGAGGATGATCGGATCGCGAGCCTCTCTGGCGGCGAGCGCGAGCGCGTCGCGATCGCGGGTGTGCTCGCGATGGAGCCCGATCATCTCGTCTTGGACGAGCCGTTCACCGGGCTCGACGAGCCGGCCCGGCGGTCGGTACTCGACCGCCTGCGCGAACTCCGCGCGGCCGGGACGAGCGTGATCGTCGTCACCCACGACCTCCGCGACGTGCTCGGGCTCGCCGATCGGGTGCTCGGGCTGTCTGCGGGGCGTGTCGCGGTCGACGCCGCGCCGCGGGAGGCGGCCACGGATCTGCCGGAACTGGACGTGCGGGTTCCGGAAGGAGCGTTCGACGACCGACCTGTGAACACCGGCGCCGACGACACCGCCAGCGATACCGTCGACTCGTGA
- a CDS encoding Na+/H+ antiporter subunit D, with protein MSWLVIAPLLVVVTTAVCTLALGRRPRIQRAASVSGAIGYVGTVSVAVWTLVLGPAAPGAAAYQVGDWPAPFGITLVLDGLSAFMLTMAAGVGIASILFSVRYITPENQRVYYHPLFHLLLAGVTGAFLTGDLFNLFVWFEVMLIVSYVFVAFYGTDYATAASFRYLVMNVFGSALMLVAIGGLYATTGTLNMADMARRLATPDAYGIDPAPVVGLSALLLAVFALKSGLVPFQFWVPAAYTAAPTPVTAMFAGVTKKVGIYAIIRLYFTVFATASVPVDLLGTTAASPLAFLAPVLGAMGVASIVVGGFGAVGQDRLESVFAYSSIGQVGFIAVPVAIAAAAAPTGTLRGVAIAAALVFALHHALAKGLLFLSVAAVEDATKTDRLRNLGGVAGHSPVLSGTVFVGLLSLIGLPPLTGFFGKFLAFDAAIRGIASNPGLPSALALVALLLGAILTILYATRVWVGGFWGRETTAVETASVESGQVAVLVALAAAIVLVGVGFDPVYRFAGTAATAALDVEAYVDVVGLSGGDGA; from the coding sequence ATGAGCTGGCTCGTGATCGCGCCGCTACTAGTCGTGGTAACGACCGCCGTGTGTACGCTTGCGCTCGGCCGGCGACCACGGATCCAGCGCGCGGCGAGCGTGTCCGGCGCCATCGGCTATGTCGGAACCGTGTCCGTCGCCGTCTGGACGCTCGTTCTCGGACCAGCGGCCCCCGGCGCAGCGGCCTATCAGGTGGGTGATTGGCCCGCCCCCTTCGGGATTACGCTCGTTCTGGACGGGCTGTCAGCGTTCATGCTGACGATGGCCGCGGGCGTCGGTATCGCTTCGATACTGTTCTCGGTCCGGTACATAACTCCCGAGAACCAGCGCGTGTACTATCACCCGCTGTTCCACCTGCTCCTCGCGGGCGTGACCGGGGCGTTCCTCACCGGCGATCTGTTCAACCTGTTCGTCTGGTTCGAAGTAATGTTGATCGTCAGTTACGTCTTCGTCGCCTTCTACGGCACCGATTACGCCACCGCAGCGTCGTTCCGGTATCTCGTGATGAACGTGTTCGGAAGCGCGCTCATGCTCGTCGCCATCGGCGGTTTGTACGCCACGACGGGGACACTCAACATGGCCGACATGGCCCGGCGGTTGGCAACCCCCGACGCGTACGGTATCGATCCCGCGCCCGTCGTCGGGCTGTCGGCGCTGCTGCTCGCGGTGTTCGCGCTGAAATCCGGGCTCGTCCCCTTCCAGTTCTGGGTGCCTGCTGCCTACACCGCCGCCCCGACGCCTGTCACCGCGATGTTCGCCGGCGTCACCAAGAAGGTCGGCATATACGCGATCATTCGCCTCTACTTCACGGTCTTCGCCACCGCGTCGGTCCCCGTCGACTTGCTGGGCACGACCGCCGCGTCACCGCTGGCCTTTCTCGCCCCGGTGTTGGGAGCGATGGGAGTGGCGAGCATCGTCGTCGGCGGGTTCGGCGCCGTCGGTCAGGACCGACTCGAGAGCGTGTTCGCGTACTCGAGCATCGGGCAGGTCGGCTTCATCGCGGTTCCCGTCGCCATCGCCGCGGCGGCAGCCCCCACGGGGACGCTCCGCGGCGTGGCCATTGCGGCTGCGCTCGTGTTTGCACTCCACCACGCGCTCGCGAAGGGACTGCTCTTTCTCTCGGTGGCTGCCGTTGAGGACGCGACTAAGACGGATCGTCTGCGGAATCTCGGCGGCGTCGCCGGCCACTCGCCGGTACTCTCGGGAACCGTCTTCGTCGGTCTCCTCTCGCTGATCGGCCTCCCACCGCTGACCGGGTTCTTCGGGAAGTTCCTCGCGTTCGACGCGGCGATTCGGGGAATTGCGTCCAATCCCGGCTTGCCGTCGGCGCTCGCACTGGTCGCGTTGCTCCTCGGTGCCATTCTCACGATCCTGTACGCGACGCGCGTGTGGGTCGGCGGCTTCTGGGGGCGCGAGACGACAGCGGTCGAGACCGCTTCCGTCGAGTCGGGTCAGGTCGCGGTTCTCGTCGCACTCGCGGCGGCCATCGTTCTCGTCGGCGTGGGGTTCGACCCGGTCTACCGGTTCGCCGGGACGGCCGCGACCGCCGCACTCGACGTCGAGGCCTACGTCGACGTCGTGGGTCTGAGCGGGGGTGACGGCGCGTGA
- a CDS encoding pantoate kinase, with protein sequence MSRQRATAFVPGHVTAFFSAHSAERPVAAGSRGAGVTLTDGVTVRVSAADEAGASGESGESDESVAPGQPAGSRTIDGEPGTIGAVEDVLAALGLAEDDGTPRVVDVAVETDLPIGAGFGVSGAAALGAALSANDAFDRGHSENELIRIAHEAEVGRGTGLGDVVAQARGGVPIRLEPGAPGVGELDGIPADARVEYVTFGELSTEDVLGGDTAALSAAGEDALDRLRADPRLPTMMDAARAFASEADLLVPEVAEAIAAVGDSPEKYDDHGAAMAMLGRTVFGLGTGLSDAGYDPEVCRIDAAGARLVTEQ encoded by the coding sequence ATGAGTAGGCAGCGGGCAACCGCGTTCGTTCCCGGTCACGTCACCGCCTTCTTCAGCGCGCACTCGGCCGAGCGCCCTGTGGCCGCCGGCTCGCGCGGCGCCGGAGTGACGCTCACCGACGGAGTGACGGTCCGGGTGTCGGCGGCGGACGAAGCGGGTGCAAGCGGTGAGTCCGGCGAGTCCGATGAGTCCGTCGCCCCCGGCCAACCCGCCGGCTCTCGCACCATCGACGGCGAGCCGGGGACGATCGGCGCGGTCGAGGACGTGCTTGCGGCGCTCGGGCTGGCCGAGGACGACGGCACCCCTCGGGTCGTCGACGTCGCGGTCGAGACGGACCTCCCGATCGGTGCCGGCTTCGGCGTCTCGGGGGCGGCCGCGCTCGGCGCCGCGCTCAGCGCGAACGACGCCTTCGACCGCGGGCACTCCGAGAACGAGCTGATCCGGATCGCCCACGAGGCGGAGGTAGGCCGCGGAACCGGCCTCGGCGACGTGGTCGCGCAGGCCCGCGGCGGGGTCCCGATCCGGCTGGAACCCGGCGCGCCGGGAGTCGGCGAACTCGACGGGATTCCCGCCGACGCCCGCGTGGAGTACGTCACGTTCGGCGAGCTGTCGACCGAGGACGTGTTGGGCGGCGACACCGCCGCCCTCTCCGCGGCCGGCGAGGACGCGCTCGACCGACTCCGCGCCGACCCGCGGCTCCCGACGATGATGGACGCGGCCCGCGCGTTCGCGAGCGAGGCGGACCTCCTCGTTCCCGAGGTGGCTGAGGCGATCGCGGCGGTTGGTGATTCACCCGAAAAATACGACGATCACGGGGCCGCCATGGCGATGCTCGGCCGCACCGTCTTCGGGCTCGGTACCGGACTCTCCGACGCGGGTTACGACCCCGAGGTCTGTCGGATCGACGCCGCGGGTGCGCGGCTTGTTACTGAACAGTAA
- a CDS encoding FlaD/FlaE family flagellar protein: MSLNPRQYDVRELRQIADAPRDGADEAPRERSLRQPNRSRAEQAARSAAFTELLQRQRGLRLSGDESQSDAGDRPYLTAIPASPEAEHEIGEWLGYLVDVGGHVRSRDALSYYAELGWVDDDAVEALRRRLEGFDAPRYDRPFTPADHRISLVSIVRIASCASQS, encoded by the coding sequence ATGAGTCTGAATCCACGGCAATACGACGTACGAGAGCTGCGCCAGATCGCGGACGCACCGCGGGACGGCGCCGACGAAGCGCCTCGGGAGCGGTCGCTTCGTCAGCCGAACCGGAGCCGGGCGGAGCAAGCCGCCCGGTCGGCCGCGTTCACCGAGCTTCTCCAGCGTCAGCGAGGGCTGCGGCTGTCCGGCGACGAGAGCCAATCCGACGCCGGCGATCGACCATACCTGACGGCGATCCCGGCCTCGCCGGAAGCGGAACACGAGATCGGCGAGTGGCTCGGCTACCTCGTCGACGTCGGCGGCCACGTGCGGAGCCGGGACGCGCTGTCGTACTACGCCGAGCTCGGCTGGGTCGACGACGACGCAGTCGAGGCCCTCCGGCGTCGGCTGGAGGGGTTCGACGCCCCGCGGTACGACCGGCCCTTTACCCCCGCGGACCATCGGATCAGCCTCGTCTCCATCGTCCGGATCGCTTCGTGTGCGAGTCAATCATGA
- the mnhG gene encoding monovalent cation/H(+) antiporter subunit G — MIESTPTRTWVVIGFVVVGTFFLTVGTIGLLRLPNVYNRMHATSKPATIGTVAIFLAGFVYFGPGGAGLSSLIGIVFLFLTVPTGAHMISRAAEQIGVPFLGSVTWPGKSDDE, encoded by the coding sequence ATGATCGAATCGACGCCGACACGGACCTGGGTCGTCATCGGGTTCGTCGTCGTCGGGACGTTCTTCCTCACAGTTGGAACGATCGGTCTGTTGAGACTGCCGAACGTGTACAACCGGATGCACGCCACGAGCAAGCCGGCGACTATCGGAACGGTCGCGATCTTTCTCGCCGGGTTCGTGTACTTCGGTCCGGGGGGTGCCGGCCTCTCGTCGCTCATCGGTATCGTCTTCCTGTTCCTGACGGTGCCGACCGGCGCGCACATGATCTCGCGAGCGGCGGAACAGATCGGGGTCCCGTTCCTCGGGTCGGTGACGTGGCCGGGGAAGTCCGACGACGAGTAG